A region of the Pseudoprevotella muciniphila genome:
ACAGGTCTTCCACGTCTGCGCTCTGGAATTGTCCCAAACCGCAATGGAAAGTAACGAACGCGCTGTCGATACCCTTAATTTCCATGCGTTTCAGCATTTGGCGGGAAAAGTGGAGTCCTGCAGCAGGTGCTGAAACTGCACCCTCATGCTTGGCAAAGATGGTCTGATAACGCTCTATGTCCTCTGCCTCAGTCTCACGGTTCAAATAGCGGGGAATGGGGGCTTCACCAAGCGAATAGAGCAACTGCTTGAACTCTTCGTGGTCGCCGTCGTAGAGAAATCTCAGCGTGCGTCCGCGGTTGGTAGTGTTGTCTATCACTTCGGCAACGACCGACTCATCCTCGCCGAAGAACAACTTGTTGCCGATGCGGATTTTGCGGGCGGGATCGACAATCACGTCCCAGAGAAAGAATTCCTCATTCAGTTCGCGAAGAAGGAATACTTCTATGCGGGCACCGGTCTTCTCTTTGTTGGCATACAGACGGGCGGGGAACACCTTCGTGTCGTTGAAAACGAAGAGGTCGTTCTCGTCGTAGTAGTCAAGAATGTTGATGAAATCTTTGTGCTCAACGTCACCGGTGGTGCGATGGAGAACCATGAGGCGACACGTGTCGCGGTTCAGTGCCGGATACTGTGCAATCAGTTCCTGTGGGAGATTGAATTTGAATTGTGATAATTTCATTACCTTCGTTTATATTATTGCGGGCTGAAAACCCGACATCCTGCAAAAAATCAGTTGTTTCGGCAAGTCGTGCCGAAGTCTTTTCCACCTATTGTGGCAGTTCATTCACCACCTCCTGATGGTTCAGCCATTCTTCGAACGAATCGATGGTGAAAGCGTCCTCCACACGATAGTCGCCCACGCGTGTGCGGCGCAAAGAGGTGAGGTGTGCACCGCTGTCGAGTGCTTCGCCTATGTCGCGCGCCAGAGAGCGGATGTATGTGCCCTTGCCGCAGGTAACGTCTATGTTCACGTCGGGCAGGCGAAAATCGTTCACCGCGATGCGGCTGATGTGGATGCGTTTAGGAGCGAGCGACACTTCCTTGCCCTTACGCGCAAGGTCGCACGCACGGTCGCCTTTTATCTTGCATGCCGAGAAAACGGGCGGCGTCTGCTCGATATCCCCCTCAAAACCAGCCAACACTTCTTCAAGGCGCTCGCGGGTAATGTGTTCGTAAGGAAAAGTGGCGTCTATCTCATGCTCCAGGTCGTAACTTGGAGTGGTGGCGCCAAGACGCAGACCGGCACTGTATTGCTTCTCATGCAGTTGAAATTCCTCTATCCGCTTCGTGGCGCGGCCCGTGCAGAGCAGGAGAACACCTGTAGCCAACGGGTCGAGCGTGCCGGCATGACCCACCTTGAAGCGTTTCACACCCATCTTTCGGCACAACAGCCAGCGCACTTTCGACACAAGTGCGAACGATGTCATGCGATAGGGCTTGTCGAAGACCAATACCTGGCCCGCAAGGAAGTTGATGGGCATATTATGATGTTCGGAGTGAAATGTCGCTCCTGAAAAATTCGTGTAAATACTTAATCTACCATCTCAAGGGTCACACCAAAGAGCGGAAGCAGTAAAATAATGGCACCTACAATGATACGATACCAACCAAAGGCGGAAAAACCATATTTAGTAACATAGTTGATAAAGAACTTGATAGCTGCTATCGCTACAACGAATGCCACCACGTTGCCGATGATGAGCACCCAGAGGTTGTTGCCTTCTGTAAGAACAGAGAAACCGCCATCTTTGACGAGGTCGTACAATTTCTTTAAAGTAGCACCAAACATTGTAGGCACTGCGAGGAAGAATGAGAACTCAGCAGCGGCTTTGCGAGTCAGTTTCTGTTGCATACCACCCACGATGGTTGCCATGGAGCGAGAAGTGCCAGGCAGAAGTGCTGCAATGCACTGATAAATACCGATGATGAAAGAACGCTTGTAGGTAAGAGGAGTCTTTTCGCTACCTTTGTTGAACCACTTGTCGCAAAACAACATAAACACACCACCGATAATGAGCATAACAGCAACAACCCAGACCTTACCTAAGTTCTTATCAATGAAATCATCAAGGAGCAAACCCACGATTACTGCAGGAATTACGCCAACTATCAGTTTGAGGTAAAAACGCCAAATGGCTTGCCACCACGACTGACCATTCGATTTTAATTCTTCAGGGTAGAAGAACTTACGCCAATAAAGACATACCACACTTAAAATGGCACCAAACTGGATAATGACAGTAAAAGCCTTGAGAAAAGCATCACTCTTCATACCCAAAAGACCTTCAGTAATAATCATGTGCCCCGTTGACGAAACGGGGAGGAATTCAGTCAAGCCTTCAACGATGGCTATGATGATAGTTTCTATCCAAGTCATAACTATTAGTGACGCTTATTCTTGCCGATTTGTACCTTCGTGTTTTTAATCTGACCTTTGATAGCATTGCCCTTGTTAGGCATTTTTACAAATGGTTTTGCTGGTTTTGGTGCAGCTACAGGCTCATCGTCTATCTCCTGACGGCGCTTGCTCGGGAACATGATAGCTACAATCATCAGAATATAGCCCAAAAGGCATACCAGAGGAGCCACCTTGATGCGAGTAGCACTGAAAATGTCTGGGTTGAAAGCGTCCTTTGTCGAACCGTCGCCCGACATCAGAATCATACCAACAACAACTACTGCCATAGCCACGGCAAGCAGAATGAAATTCAATCGTGTGAAAGCGAAATACTGCTTCATGTATAAATATGTTTTACGTATCCTTTTAGTACTGTGAAACCCCTCTTTCAGGGCATTCTATTCCAAATTGCGTGCAAATTTACATAAAGAAATTGATTTACAACACCTTGAAAATACTTTTTATTTCACCATGACATCATTAAGCACACAAAGACTGTTACATTGCAATATTTTTGAAAAATTTTTCCAACCTCTGCCACAATTTGGCACACCTATGTCGTATCTTTGCAGAAGAAGAATTATTCAAGTTAACAATGTAGAATAAATTGAAGAAGTTAACGCTTCGCTCGAAGTTAAGAAGTTAGCGAAGTTAACGACGATACTTTGGAACGATAAATAACAAAGAAAGAAGAAATAAAGAATGATATCAGCATAAGGTAATGTCATTAACTTCAAGCGAAGCGATAACTTCATTAACTTCGTTAACTTCAAACAAAAAAACTTCAGAAAGCAGAATAATAGTAAAAAACATGGCAAGCAAAGAAAGAGGACCGAACCTGATAAGGAAATATGTTTGGGTGTTAGAAACCATCTGTCGCGCCAAGGAGAAAGGAATCACGTTCAACGAATTGAACGAGAAATGGATGGAAGATGACATCAGCGGCGGTGTGGATCTCCCTAAACGTACCTTCAATAATTGGAGGGTTGTAATTTCTGATATATTTAACATCGACATCGAATGTAATCCCAGTGAATATCGCTATTACATCAGACAAAAGGCTGAATTCTCCAGGAACGGACTCCGTTCGTGGCTATACAATACAATCAGTGTCAGCAATGCCTTACTGAACAGCCAAAAGATCAAAGACCGCATCTTGTTGGAGTACGTACCATCAGGACAAGAGCATCTCTACACCATCATCGAAGCCATGAAGGAAAACCGCGTGCTCAGCATCACCTATTACAGTTACTCGAAGGACGAAGAGTATAGTTTCGACGTGCAGCCCTACTGCGTAAAACTGTTCCGTCAGCGCTGGTACTTGGTGGCACTTAGTACATATACCTATTATAAAGAAAAGGGACCTCGCCTCTATGCCCTCGACCGCATCAAGTCGCTGCAGACAACAGAAGAAACCTTCGAAATGCCGGAGGACTGGAGTGCTGAAGACTACTTTTATGGTTGCTTTGGTATAATAGCAGAGCAATCTGTAAAGATGGAAACTGTAAAACTGAAAGTCAAGGCATCACAAGCCAACTATATCCGCGACCTGAAGATGCACGAATCACAGAAAGAAACAGAGCGCAACGATGAATACAGCATCTTTGAGTACTACCTCAGACCACAATACGATTTCATACAGGAATTGCTATGGCATGGGGAAGGCATGGAAGTGCTCGAACCCCTCACTCTCCGCGAGCAAATAATCGGAAAAATTGAAGCCATGTTAAATAACTATAAATCAACTGTCTGAAGTTATCGAAGTTAAAGACTATACTTTGGACCGATAAAAACAAAAAAAAGAAAGGCATCAGCATAAGGTAATGTCATTAACTTCGAGCGAAGCGATAACTTCAATAACTTCGTTAACTTCAAGCAAGTGGAACTTAAAAAATTATAAAAAGGGTTAAAAATATGCAAAACTTTGCAGCAATAGATTTTGAAACGGCGAACAACGAACGCAGCAGCGTCTGCTCCGTAGGGATCGTCATCGTGCGTGGTGGCGAGATAACAGACACGTTCTACTCGCTCATACAGCCCGAACCGAACTACTACAACTACTGGTGCAGTCAGGTACACGGGCTATGCCGCAACGATACCGACGAAGCACCCACCTTCCCCGAGGTGTGGGCACAGATAGAACCACTGATAAAAGGCTTACCCCTCGTAGCCCACAACCGCCCATTCGATGAAGGCTGCCTAAAAGCCGTCTTCCGCACCTATCAGATGGACTACCCCGACTACGAGTTCCATGACACCCTATGTGCCGCACGCCGCAAACTACCCCGCCTCGAAAACCACCAACTACACACCGTAGCCGTCGCCTGCGGATACAACCTCCAAAACCACCACCACGCCCTCGCCGACGCAGAAGCATGCGCATGGATTGCGCGAGAGATATTGTAAAAACAAAGAGCAATGAATATTAATGGTCAGAATATTTTCCTAAGAGCTATACGAAATAAACATACGCCATCTCCGGATGATACTTATCCGTTTAACCTGCCCATTGTGCGCAATCTGAATACCTTGGAGTTTTCAAAAAGCGTAACCTATATTGTTGGAGAAAATGGATCAGGAAAATCAACCCTTCTCGAAGCAATAGCATGCTTGTTGGGATTGAATGCAGAAGGAGGCAGTAAGAATATTAATTTTAGGACACAGGAGACGCACTCATCGCTCTTCGAAGAGTTGAGTGCTGTCAGGGCAGATTTGGACTATAGAAACTCTTTCTTCTTCAGGGCTGAAAGTTTCTATAATGTCGCTTCTGAGGTGGATAAAATAGCAAGAGAAGACATAACAATACTAAAGAGTTATGGAGGAGAAAGCCTACACGAACAATCACATGGAGAAAGCTTTATGGCACTATTTACCAATAGATTAAGAAACAAAGGTTTATATATTTTTGACGAACCTGAGGCAGCTTTATCCTATATGAACCAACTCCGTTTCTTGGTGTGGATGAAAAATTCAGTTGCAGCAGGCTCACAAATCATCATCTCTACTCATTCACCGGTCATTCTTGCATATCCCGATGCCGAAATCTTTGTGGCAGAAGACGGAAACTTGAATAGTACGACATACAACGACTGCTACATCTTCCGCGATATGTTAGCATTTATAACGAATAAAGACTTGGTTATCAAAGAACTCTTTTCATAGCCAAATGGACAAAATGGATTTTTTAATAGGTGCGGCATGTTATGCGTTTTATGTATTTTTGTAGCATATACATCTTAGTTTCTCAGTTCAATAGTAAATTAATTATCAACAAGAATGTAGGATTATGGCACAAGAGAATAAATCAATAAAGGATGCTCTGACTTTATTGCAGGACATTCAGTTAGCAGTTGAGGAAGAATGCAAAAGTCTTTTGGATTTCGTAAGCGAGTTTGCAAAACGCTACGAAGAAGAAAAGCGCAAACTTCCTTTTCATCTGAATGTCATCGACGAACTTCATATCAATGAAAATGCGCATAGTCGCATACTGATGAAGTTGTTGTGTTATCAAAATGATAAAGGTGAACATGAGATACTCCAGTCTTTGTTGGAGTATATTCAATCCATAAAGGGTCATCCAGAGACTTTTAACGATATTATAATTAAAAACCCAACGATTACTCAAGAAGAACAGAGGATAGACCTGTGGGTTCGAGATGAAGGTTATGCGATTATTTTTGAAAACAAGATATATAACGCAAAAGATCAAGAGGAACAAATCTGTCGATATATTAAAAAGACAAAAGATAATAATTATAAAGAAGAAAACATATATGTAATATATTTGTCACAAGATGGAATAGAACCGGAAGGACAGACATGGGGAAATTATAAAGATATATTTAAAGATAGATATCTAAATCTTTCTTTTCGTTATAACATCCTTTCGTGGTTACGGGAACTCGTACTCCCTAACATTCGTTACAAAGAAGATTATCTTAAATGCGCAATAAAACAATATATAGACTATTTAGACGGTCTATTCGATTTACGAACCATTCAAAAACCGATGATTATGGAATTAAACAAATTTATTAAGGAAAAACTTAACCTTAATGACAAAACCCCACAAGAGTGTCTTGAGAGTCTCAAAGGTCTCAAAGAGAAAAAAGATAGTTTACAAGAACTGGCTACGGTTATGGAACGTCTGTGTAATGAGTATATACAGAAAACAGCAGATTCAATCATAAAGCCCGAATTGATTAGTTTTCTTAAAAGAGAAGATTTTGAACAACGTCTTAAATTAGAAGAATTTTCTTTCTCTATAGATAATTTAGAGATAAGAGTTTCAAATGTTTCATGGAAGAAATGTCACATCATAGTAAGTTTAGAGAAAGAAAAGATTTTTGGAGGACTACGACATAAAGACACAAAAGACCCTCTTTCACCAAATGAGTTAGATCTATTAAAAAATAGGTTGGCAGATTGGGAAGGTAGTGATGAAAATGATCCAAGATGGACGTTTTTTGGTGCCAAAGGATATTTTGATAAAGAATATTTGAATAATTGTAGTAAT
Encoded here:
- the queA gene encoding tRNA preQ1(34) S-adenosylmethionine ribosyltransferase-isomerase QueA; amino-acid sequence: MKLSQFKFNLPQELIAQYPALNRDTCRLMVLHRTTGDVEHKDFINILDYYDENDLFVFNDTKVFPARLYANKEKTGARIEVFLLRELNEEFFLWDVIVDPARKIRIGNKLFFGEDESVVAEVIDNTTNRGRTLRFLYDGDHEEFKQLLYSLGEAPIPRYLNRETEAEDIERYQTIFAKHEGAVSAPAAGLHFSRQMLKRMEIKGIDSAFVTFHCGLGQFQSADVEDLSKNKVDSEQMIVDTPCVERVNEARDKNQRILAIGCSVQRAIETAVVGTYGRIKEYDGWTNKFIYPPYDFRVCDSLLSNFNLPISPQLMLTAAFGGYDETMHAYDVAIKEGYKFGPFGDALLIVD
- the truB gene encoding tRNA pseudouridine(55) synthase TruB; this translates as MNFLAGQVLVFDKPYRMTSFALVSKVRWLLCRKMGVKRFKVGHAGTLDPLATGVLLLCTGRATKRIEEFQLHEKQYSAGLRLGATTPSYDLEHEIDATFPYEHITRERLEEVLAGFEGDIEQTPPVFSACKIKGDRACDLARKGKEVSLAPKRIHISRIAVNDFRLPDVNIDVTCGKGTYIRSLARDIGEALDSGAHLTSLRRTRVGDYRVEDAFTIDSFEEWLNHQEVVNELPQ
- a CDS encoding undecaprenyl-diphosphate phosphatase, which translates into the protein MTWIETIIIAIVEGLTEFLPVSSTGHMIITEGLLGMKSDAFLKAFTVIIQFGAILSVVCLYWRKFFYPEELKSNGQSWWQAIWRFYLKLIVGVIPAVIVGLLLDDFIDKNLGKVWVVAVMLIIGGVFMLFCDKWFNKGSEKTPLTYKRSFIIGIYQCIAALLPGTSRSMATIVGGMQQKLTRKAAAEFSFFLAVPTMFGATLKKLYDLVKDGGFSVLTEGNNLWVLIIGNVVAFVVAIAAIKFFINYVTKYGFSAFGWYRIIVGAIILLLPLFGVTLEMVD
- a CDS encoding WYL domain-containing protein; its protein translation is MASKERGPNLIRKYVWVLETICRAKEKGITFNELNEKWMEDDISGGVDLPKRTFNNWRVVISDIFNIDIECNPSEYRYYIRQKAEFSRNGLRSWLYNTISVSNALLNSQKIKDRILLEYVPSGQEHLYTIIEAMKENRVLSITYYSYSKDEEYSFDVQPYCVKLFRQRWYLVALSTYTYYKEKGPRLYALDRIKSLQTTEETFEMPEDWSAEDYFYGCFGIIAEQSVKMETVKLKVKASQANYIRDLKMHESQKETERNDEYSIFEYYLRPQYDFIQELLWHGEGMEVLEPLTLREQIIGKIEAMLNNYKSTV
- a CDS encoding 3'-5' exonuclease, with protein sequence MQNFAAIDFETANNERSSVCSVGIVIVRGGEITDTFYSLIQPEPNYYNYWCSQVHGLCRNDTDEAPTFPEVWAQIEPLIKGLPLVAHNRPFDEGCLKAVFRTYQMDYPDYEFHDTLCAARRKLPRLENHQLHTVAVACGYNLQNHHHALADAEACAWIAREIL
- a CDS encoding AAA family ATPase — encoded protein: MNINGQNIFLRAIRNKHTPSPDDTYPFNLPIVRNLNTLEFSKSVTYIVGENGSGKSTLLEAIACLLGLNAEGGSKNINFRTQETHSSLFEELSAVRADLDYRNSFFFRAESFYNVASEVDKIAREDITILKSYGGESLHEQSHGESFMALFTNRLRNKGLYIFDEPEAALSYMNQLRFLVWMKNSVAAGSQIIISTHSPVILAYPDAEIFVAEDGNLNSTTYNDCYIFRDMLAFITNKDLVIKELFS
- a CDS encoding PD-(D/E)XK nuclease family protein, with the protein product MAQENKSIKDALTLLQDIQLAVEEECKSLLDFVSEFAKRYEEEKRKLPFHLNVIDELHINENAHSRILMKLLCYQNDKGEHEILQSLLEYIQSIKGHPETFNDIIIKNPTITQEEQRIDLWVRDEGYAIIFENKIYNAKDQEEQICRYIKKTKDNNYKEENIYVIYLSQDGIEPEGQTWGNYKDIFKDRYLNLSFRYNILSWLRELVLPNIRYKEDYLKCAIKQYIDYLDGLFDLRTIQKPMIMELNKFIKEKLNLNDKTPQECLESLKGLKEKKDSLQELATVMERLCNEYIQKTADSIIKPELISFLKREDFEQRLKLEEFSFSIDNLEIRVSNVSWKKCHIIVSLEKEKIFGGLRHKDTKDPLSPNELDLLKNRLADWEGSDENDPRWTFFGAKGYFDKEYLNNCSNWSLETWQAFEKGIEKLIQDIYEKCKGIEL